AGCGCATCTTTTGTTAAGCCCTTccgcacacacacaaaaaaggggcaccCACCGCGATCCTCTCCATTTGTAAATGAATTGTTACTTCGTTGTGTCGTTGATTCgctattttcattttggtgCATGGCGAACTTGCGCTCCCCCCATGGCCCTTGCCTGTTAGGTGCCAGATGGTTACTGTCCACTTTGGATTTCCACACATGTTTTCCGTTCGTTTGTCTTCCACTAGTTTATCCTCCACTTGTTTATCTGTTCCGCCTGGTAAAAAGACAGTAAGCACACACACAGAGACACCTGTTCTCTGCACACCTTCGACAGAAGCAATACCAAACTCGTCTTGTACATTGGAGGGGATTGCATTTTAGAAGACACTACCAAAGGGAATGTGTCTACAGTTTTGCAAGTGCCTGTTGGTAATTTTCAATGTGTTTCGGAAGGCGCTTCACGGTGAGGTCTTTAATATGAGGGATCATCAAGCTAATCATCTCGGATAGAGCTTCAGCAGAATGACACGCCTACCATTCTGGACATGCCAAAATGTTTCCTCCACGTTTGCTATTTTGGCCAAGTGTCTCATCAGGAAATTCACACGGACATTCACTTGTGGGGAACCCTTCGCTTCACTTAGGTGTAGTGATAGAGCAGAATTTGTAAAGTCACTTTTATCTTTGCATATCGAAGTGATTCCACATTCGTAAgtattttcctcatttgttttgttaatttttttttttacacactcCTCTTTCTTTTGGTTAACCTTATGGTAGCAGTCGCTTTGTTTTTcacaaattaaaagaatGTCTACGGGATTTCCATTTCGcaagaattttttaattttacaaatttttctttccatgtCGGTCATTTCGCAGTTATAGTagatttgtattttttttgttttggcTGAAGGATCTATGTTGTAGTGGGGGTTGttcattctctttttcttccaggGATGCATGGCAACAGGGTCCCTCTCAAACAAAAGGGACTCTGTATCTGTTGGCATTTTCTCTGCTTCGCCATATGGTGTTATCCCTGAGTAATCTTCATCTAACTTTGACTCACCATTTGAAGTTTTTACATTCATCTTCTTTTCAGACGTGTTTCGTCTCACCTGTGTTGTGTCATTCGAATTTGTGTTGTCTCCTTGGGAAGAAGTCAAGTAAGATGGATTATTCTTCCCAATAGATTCAAGAATCTTCCAACGGTGAATGGACGAACTCCAATTTTGCgaatacttttttaaaaaaaata
Above is a window of Plasmodium knowlesi strain H genome assembly, chromosome: 6 DNA encoding:
- a CDS encoding translation initiation factor IF-3, putative, with translation MCVLRKRDMSVLLTYKKIILCPKKKLSAANQFSTYFYIPLTNTVTFLTGPFWANRKMGSLEEMAHYERKYTQYHAIANPIKLFFLKKYSQNWSSSIHRWKILESIGKNNPSYLTSSQGDNTNSNDTTQVRRNTSEKKMNVKTSNGESKLDEDYSGITPYGEAEKMPTDTESLLFERDPVAMHPWKKKRMNNPHYNIDPSAKTKKIQIYYNCEMTDMERKICKIKKFLRNGNPVDILLICEKQSDCYHKVNQKKEECVKKKINKTNEENTYECGITSICKDKSDFTNSALSLHLSEAKGSPQVNVRVNFLMRHLAKIANVEETFWHVQNGRRVILLKLYPR